GCACAGGCTTGCGTGACTCTcaaaaatcttttcaacATCTGCTTCTGAACGATATACAGGTTCTTTAGAAACAAGCAAGGCTCGTGTCAGTGCTATATCATTAACTAAGTCCAAAAATTCTTTGAATCCCATAGATGTATTCTTGTCGTGAGAATTCGACTCTTCGTGAGATTTGCTAGTATTATGTAAAATCCTAAAGCTCAACTGTAGTTTTTTGTCTTCTGATCCATCAAGCATAATTAGTAGACCACCAGCAAATTCAACAAAATCAAGACCTCCATCACCATTTAAATCAAAAGCCAAAAACATGCGCTCTGTCAGAAGCCTACCCAAGGTACCCAGCAAACCTAGACATTCTTCAAACTTTAAAAGATCCAAATGACCTATAGGAGTCAACATACGATACCTGAAAATTTATATAAGTTACAGATAGAAACAATACCTGTTATATATTGATTGAGCCTCCTGTTTCGAACATTGTACAACTTCCTGAAGTCTAGCATAATAATCTGGAGGTATTTTTGGAGGCAACAAAACCCTTCTAGCTCCACAGACTGGGAAAACCATATTTTCGGAATAAAGTATCAGGTCGACATCTATAGTACATTCTAAATGTGGAAATTATTTAAAAGTTCCAGTGATTCATCATATTAAAAAATCCAACCATTAAAAATGTGAATAAAGCTAGTTTCCTGAatttttgtgaatatttCAGGGATCACTTGATAGGTCATATTAAAATCAATTAAATAAAGATACAAATCAATATAAAACCGTGATAATAACAGACATGTAAATTAAAtaaaaaaatatataataATATACCCTGTTTGATAAGTTCATCATAATAATCACCAACAAATAAGATACTCCACTACAACTCATTCCACCGTTAATTCTACGCTCGTAGTTATAGATATTTATATTTACTATAAcatatatctctaaaacAATTGATTTATGAGATTAAAACGCGAAAGACTGCCAATAAACAGATATAAGTCTGTGGACCGAACTTTATACCATTTCCGTGGCAAGCATTGTGTTGAACGCACTTAATGAATTGTTAGACAATAGTGTTGTGACTGCGTTCTCTATATGCTTTTTTGCATCTAATTTTCCTACATTAGCAACTAGTATTTCCTCAGGCGTAGAAGTCATTTCCTGTTTAATTGATGAATTGTATTTCTCACAGAGATCCCTAATTTCCCTAACTAGTTGATTGttctcttttcttctttctttGAAATCCTAAGAAATTACTAATTTGTTAGTTATTATCAAACCTGGATGTGCAAATCCTTCGTCCATTTGTTCTTATTGAAATTAAGAAGCATCTGATTTTCCAATGGTGTCTTTCTATAGTTTATTACGATACTATAATAGTTACGATTCAATCCATGAACCAGTGCTATTATTGTGGGTTTCTGGAGATGGCCAATGTTGCTTGTGGTCTGGCGAGGTTCTTGACCTGTTACATTCAATGAATTACAAAGTGAAGTGTGTGCTGCCATAGAAACATTTCTTACCTAGCATGATAATATGTGGGCTTATCAACCTAAAGCAGTCAATAACGACTTTTCCTTTTACTGATTGAATGGGATCTATAACAACACCAACAGCACGTGGATTTAGCTGCTCAAAACTTTGTTGTGTATTTACGTCCGTTCCGGAAAACCAACAGCCAAATCCTGGATGGGAATGGTACCATCCAACAACTACTTCAGGTCTTCCAGTTCTTTTTAGTTGATCTTTCATCTCAGTTTGATAGACTGGATCAACAGCCTCAACGCTAACGCTATTTCCTAAACATGGTATATAAATGGGTTCGCCGATGTATATATTAGATGTACAAACAACATACCAGATTGTGGCATAGAAAACACATCTACAACTCTGATTGTGTAATCATCGACAAAGTCTCCTAGCATCAGGCCCATAACTTCCATAGGAACTCCAGCCTATATGATAAATGTACCCATATGCGCGAGCAAAAACACGACGTTTAATGTTTTACATAAACGAATATATCATTCAAACATACCCTTCCATGTTTAAGCATTTTAAGAAGTGCCAACGATGATATATAGACTTGTTCGGATGTGTCGGCCACGGGTCCGAAGGATTGCATATTCCTCATACCCCCGAACGAATTAAAAAGGCCATGAAAAGACCTAGAGTCTCCCATATTTCCACACCAATGTGCTAAGCGTGTGAATATATAATGAGTGCACGTTCTGAGATATGTGGCCTTAGCACAATATTCAACTGTCAACTACTCATTATACGTTCAAGTGACGAGCGTTTTATCAGTGTTAACGTTTGCGTTGGCTGTATGTATATATTATCAGTCCAATACGTAAATGGTTGTTAATATATATAGATACTTACTGAGAAAATGTAGTACAAACTCCAGGACATATAGCAGCGTTAATACTACAATAGTTGAAAAAAGTAAAGAAGTTTTAAAGGTTTTAAATATTGACTTATCCGAAATAGAGAAAGAGAGGGATGTTGTAGTTTACACCCGGAATAGACTATGTAGCAAATGTAacaaaaatgtcaagattTCCAATCCAGAGTACATAGAAAACTCCTGTGCCGATAGTTGGCGCTATTTCCACAATATTACATTTATCCCAAATTGTCCTATATTCGGTATTATGAAGTTCACCAAATTCCATAAGCTTAGGGTTGAACAAAAAATTGCAATTTCAAAGTAGATTATAAGTGTATGAGATGGCTGTATCTAATTCACGACCTCGTATATTCAAGAAGAAGACTCTATCCTGTCGTAATTGTGGTGATGCATCCGAAGTTTTAACCGATGATGTTGAAGGCATTCGTCTATGTTCGGGATGCGGCTTAGTTTTGGAGGACAAGCTTATATCTGAACAACAAGAATGGCGTAACTTTAATACAGAATCACTTGGTGCTGCTCATGCCGAAAAGAGCAGAGTTGGTGAATTCAACGATGTATGGCTTGATGACGTTGGGAACAGTACGACATTCATTGGTGGCTCTAAGAAGATGCAACAATTACAGAGTTTGATGGGAAATTATGACAGTAGTGATAGAATCCTGCGTAATGCATATTCCCTTTTGCGTGGAGTTGGGGATTCTTTGGACATAAAAGACCATGTAACCGAGCGCTGCAAGGAAATATTGAAAGATATGCATGAAGCATCAATCCTCAAAGGGCGTTGCACTATACTAAACATACTTGCTATTATATATCTAGGATGCAGAGAGTGTGGCATCTCTCGATCTCTTAGGGAACTTTGTATATATGATCGAAACATAAGTCCTAGAGATCTAGGAAGAGCCATAAATAGACTGAAAAAACAACTTCCAAACAGGGGAAATGCTCCTGTAGAGGATACTATGCAAATCCTTCCCAGATATACTTCGAAACTAAATTTGTCTACCCATATAGCCAACATTTGTGAAAATGTCTGTAGCCAGGCTACAATGCTTCTTAGAAGCTCGCATAGGACCACGTCATTGGCTGCGGCAATAATCTATTTTGTTACTCAGACAATGATGCCTGGCCAAATTAGCATCGCAGATATAGCACTTGTGTGTGGGACAAGTGTTAATACGATCAAGGTAACGCACAAAGAATTGATGGATATCAAGGACAAATTGTTGAATAAACTAGTGCAATAGGTTTCCGATTTAAACTATAAATACGCAATGTTTTAACTTTTATACTACATGCTATTGAGCTTGGAACAGGGAGATTGCGTAATCTACAACAGTTTCCATTTCTTTCATAGTATTGCTCTGAAATTGTACGACCTTATTCTTATCAAATACGTCGTTTGCGTCATCCAATACCACCTGGAATATTTCCGATTGTAGGTTTTCATCAATCTTTTCGTTGGTATAATTGCGTTCTTCTAGCCTTTTGCTTAATGTCTCAATATCTGTGCGTAGAACTATTATATTGTCAAATAGATTATCGCTAAATATGTCGCATGAGTGGAATTCTACCAAAAAACCGCCACTTTCAAAGTCAAATGTTTCTAACTCATCAAGTAACAAGTCCTCGTCATATATTGAACATTCGAATTCATCATCCCACTCCTTATATAACTTTTTTTCACTTATTAGTTGTGAAACGTTTATATGATTGACGTTTGTTTTCTCAAGTATTCTCTTACATAAAGTAGATTTTCCAGTGCCTGGAGTACCCAAAACCAAGACGTTTGGACCTCTTAGCCTTTTTGTTACCATATCTATTATCTTtaacaaaatttatagatACTAGTAAACGTAAAGTATATCCCTAATCGCGTAGTGTGCCTACTAGTGGATTCTAGGCACATTTTCCAATTATACGAAAAAGATAGACAcaaattataaaatgtaTTGAATATGCTTGGAATAAATGCCCTAAGGGCTAGACACTTAGAAAATGCTCTGATTCAGTATGAAAAACTTAATACCGGCCGCCTGGCAGTTGATACCTTTCTAAAATTCTATTTTCGCGCGAATAAAGTTTCTACTAGTAATAGGAGCTGGGTTTCTGAACATATGTATGAGATAATGAGATGGAAGGCCCTGATCGAGTATACGAGTAGTAAACCTTCAACGTGGACTTCTATGTTGAACAACTATTTATTGAGTGACAGATGGAGATTGATGAGCAACAACAAAAAATTGCCTCCGTTCATAAGGTGTTCCTTTCCTGAGGAGCTTTATGTGCTaattgaagaagaatatggACAGAATAAGGCtatacaaatttgcaatattCTTAACGAAGAGCCCGTAATACATTTAAGGGTAAACACATTAAAGATTTCAAGGGATAAAGCGTATAAATTTCTACTTCATAAAGGTAATTTATGAGAGATAATCTCAGTGTTTGATAGGAGTTGATGtagaaaaatgtgtagattcCCCTTGTGGTTTACTCGTCACTGATAAGCAGAAGCTCTTTAGCTCTCCGGAATATCGTAGAGGAATCGTAGAAATTCAGGATGAATCAAGCCAGCTTGTCGCTCTAAGAGTTATGGTTGTGCAAAAAAAAATTAATACTCATATATAGAGTAAGTCTGGAGAAAAGGTGCTGGACTATTGCGCCGGTTCTGGAGGTAAATCTTTGGTTTTTGGCCCTAGCATGGAAAACAAAGGCAGAATTTACCTGCATGATATTAATGAAAATCTCCTGTTAAAGGTGTGCTCTATGTTAATTTTACAATGGATTATCCGCAGGCAAAAAAGAGGATGTACAAGGCTGGAATAAGAAATTACTTTGTCATGGATCCAAACCTTACTGATCTTGGAAAATTATACGGTCAAATGGACTGGGTTTGTCTGCTTCATATGAATAATTGCCCTTAGGTAGTTACTGATGTTCCTTGCACTGGAGTAGGAGCATTTAGGAAGAGCCCTGAGAGAAAATGGGAATTCAAAAAACATCATGTGAGTTGTATATACTAAATATCAATGGTTAATTGTTTCAGGTCGTAGAATATGTTAACAAACAACGTTCGATCGTAGAGAATGCCCTTAAATATCtgaaaaggaatggaaaacTGGTATATATAACATGTagcatttttaaatgtgaaaattCAAATCAAATCGACTATTTTTGTAAGAAACACGACTTGGAATTGGTAGAACCACCAACTTTTCAATTGCCACAATCtagaggaatgaatggcTACTTTATCGCAACGTTACGAATGAAAGGAACAATATAAACTTATATAATGAATCATGCATAGTCATATTGGGTATGTGTGTTGGATAGTCCATCTGAAAAAAAGTCTCTTGCCAGAATATGTTCAAGTtaaatttggaatcttccaaatttcTCAAAAATCCAGATGTGCTAAATAGGAGGTTAAATAAGGGGAGGTAGGTTCTATATTTCAAGATCATATAAAAAATTTGTGAATATACGAATGTATTTGTAAGAAAATTATTTAAAACATACAATCGTATAACTATATTATACACCTTTGTAGAGATGTGTCAAATTTTATGATTAGGGCGAGCTACGCTGCAATATTCTCAGCGTTTTTAATAAATTTGATAGTCCTATACATTCCTTTGATCAATTTTCTAGATAATTCGCTGGTAAGTCCAAAATTTCAATCGGAAGTACGCAACGCTTTTATGTTTAAATCAACACATTCCCAAGTCGTAGAGATAAATTCTACATTAGTTCACTAATAAAATATAGGGTCACGGAATATCGCTCTTTATGAGTAGAACTGATCCACAAAGGGTCACATTCTACTGTACAGAAGTTGTCtatcttttcatcttctatcCTATGGCCATATTGACAATTTCTACCAAACGAAGTCTACTTGTTAGTCGAATGTATAATTGTATATAATCATTTACACGAAATAAACAGGCCTGCAATGTTTTGTTGAATTGGATCAATGTAGGCATGCTCTTGGCCCTTCTATCTATGCCATATACCAGGTAATATGGATATAACATTAATAATGAAATGTAGGAACTTATGCTTATTTACATTAGTATCACGATTCATAAATAGTAAGTCCATATTTACCGTTTCTCTACATTCACAATAAACAATGGTTCGGTAGGGATGTGTTTTAGGGTATTAATTAATAATAAGCTTGGGGAGTCCTCCTaaaatttgtttttgtatATCATAGATTGTAGTAATATAATAGTCTGGCGTAAAGAGCACAGATATATCTACAAGATACATAGTAACGACCCATGGGGATAATTGGTAGTTAAATCTCATATTCATGTTCTTAAAAGTCTATTGCTCGACTGTATATTATGAGTGAACTGAATTTTTGTCCTGAATGGTAAGTTTGTACACCGATTTACATCTATGATTTACCAACCAATCGTGGATATACGTCAACTATGTAGTAATAATATATTATACGCGAGGGCTGACTCGAGAAAGCAACAATTAAAGTATTTTTGTCGACAATGTGATTTTTCAAGATGGGCAGACTCTAATAGCTCAACCGACAACTGTATCTATCGCACAAGTTACAATTATGATTCCAAGTCAGTTTTTCTAACATtattttgcatattttgGACAAAACTAGTACCTATAACTCAGATATAAGTATATTGTTCTACTAAATCCCGTTTATTGGCGAATTGTAATaataaatacaaaatgcTTATAGAGAGGACATTTTCGTTTCTCCACTAGTGATAAAGGATCCTACACTTGGAAGAACTACACACTGGAAGTGTCTAAAATGTGGATTTCAAAAGGCAGTATTTTTTCAACTTCCAGAGAGAGTAACGGATGATGCCATGAAGCTGGTATTTGTGTGCTGTAATTCTGGGTGTGGATATTGGAGCAAACAGATTTATGATAATACTCAGAACATACATAACACCGGTAAGCCTCCCCGGAAATCCGACATATGCATCCCAGGCCCAAAACTAGCCACCGAAGAATCGGTAAAGGCCAATATAGAAGGTAAGAATGAAACGAAgttatacaaaatatgcCCAGCTGAGAAGAGAACCAGAAATATCTTTTACGGAGATGTAGATAATTTTTTTAGCGATACGTAGAATGGAAGTTCTACACCTAAGAGTATTTTACAAGTAGTTCCTCATACGTCAAGTTTTGCATTGCTACCCCCAACTCATCATTTACAGCATCATGTATATTGGAAGTCCACAAAAGGAAATCGCGTTTGGAGTTGACCTTTGGAGGAGCCCTTCGATAGATATCTATCAGGCTGTCTCTACATAAGCTACACGGGTATAACTCAGCAAATGTATGAAGGAATGCTGATGTCTTCAATTTATCGTCCTTTGACTACAAAATTGTGTATACGGTAAAATGGATTCACACGGTACACGTACTACTCGTAGTATGTAAATTTACCGGTGTTTCTGGATAGTTTGCTGCAATTGTGTGTAAGTAAAGCCATCCAGCCCTTCCAAGTTCTCTGCGATCTGGAGGATAGCCGCTTTTACCTCTTCCCGATGCTGTTTCTCGATCTCTGCAGGAGTGTTCCttgcattttttgtatACCTTGTCCATGTCTGTCATTTTCCCAGATTCTACAACTTTCCAAAGGGTGAACTATGATAAACGGCGACTATACAAAAGTGGAATCCCAACATCCGCGGCGTATGTGCATACTCACCATAGGAAAGCTGCATATTCACCAAGTTGACCTTATTATCAATCAATTCTCACAATTTTACATTAAAGTGGTGAGTTAGGCATGAAATACTAAAATGTACGAAACGAGACATCCGGAAAAACCTAGCCGCACTGAGTACAGGAATCGCAAATTACACGAGCGGATGATTCCACAGTTCtacaagtttgtattttcGCCATAAAATATGAGGATATTGTCAATGTGTTCTAACCGTTTCTTTTCGTTCACCAGTACTGGTCTTGGAGTAGGGGGGCTTGGGGTCATCAATCTGCGGATCTGTACAAGTGTGTTACCAGTAAACATCACACGTACGTCTTTTCTCAACAATTTAAGGTTATCCTGGAAATTCTAAATGAAGACACTAAACAAGACCCATACCTCTAAGTTGGCAAGTCTATCCCTTCTGGTTCCTGAAATACATACGTATGTAATTTATTGTCTATTATGTACcttccatcttcatcctaTGTAGCTCATTCTGTGGAGATGTTATTATGAAGTGTATCACCTTACCTCAAAGAACTCCCTTTCTCCGTCACTGTCAAAGACGGCAACATTCTCAGCGTTATTGGTGACGTCTTTTAGATTCTATACAAAGTTTTAACTATTAACTACTAGAATGCAACCTCTACGATGTCTATAGCTACATTTGCTTGGGGTTGTGAGCGTCTCAACTGAGTAGAATAGAGACTCTCCCTGCGATAATATATACAAAAAATAGATGAATGTACATACCTAATGTTGTATTCGTTTGGAATTTGAGCAACCTGCGTGAATCTATTTGTTGGTGTGTGTGAGCCTTCCTTTAAATTATTAAATTTGTCGAGTTCATGGGCtgtaattttaaacatATCCGTAAATTCCTATGGTGTTATTGTCTATTCAAGATGTGTATAATAAACCAGTAATAGAGAGCGCGTTTCATTTATTTTATCGTTaatttttgaaaataaGACCCCTATCTCTTTATCACCATGTACTTTCGAACATTCGAAAGTGTTTAAAACAAACACAATTGATGCTAATGTAAGATTTCTAATATACATTGATTTTAACTAATT
This region of Theileria equi strain WA chromosome 1, complete sequence genomic DNA includes:
- a CDS encoding proteasome regulatory subunit, putative (encoded by transcript BEWA_019150A); the encoded protein is MGDSRSFHGLFNSFGGMRNMQSFGPVADTSEQVYISSLALLKMLKHGRAGVPMEVMGLMLGDFVDDYTIRVVDVFSMPQSGNSVSVEAVDPVYQTEMKDQLKRTGRPEVVVGWYHSHPGFGCWFSGTDVNTQQSFEQLNPRAVGVVIDPIQSVKGKVVIDCFRLISPHIIMLGQEPRQTTSNIGHLQKPTIIALVHGLNRNYYSIVINYRKTPLENQMLLNFNKNKWTKDLHIQDFKERRKENNQLVREIRDLCEKYNSSIKQEMTSTPEEILVANVGKLDAKKHIENAVTTLLSNNSLSAFNTMLATEMV
- a CDS encoding transcription initiation factor iib, putative (encoded by transcript BEWA_019160A) — encoded protein: MAVSNSRPRIFKKKTLSCRNCGDASEVLTDDVEGIRLCSGCGLVLEDKLISEQQEWRNFNTESLGAAHAEKSRVGEFNDVWLDDVGNSTTFIGGSKKMQQLQSLMGNYDSSDRILRNAYSLLRGVGDSLDIKDHVTERCKEILKDMHEASILKGRCTILNILAIIYLGCRECGISRSLRELCIYDRNISPRDLGRAINRLKKQLPNRGNAPVEDTMQILPRYTSKLNLSTHIANICENVCSQATMLLRSSHRTTSLAAAIIYFVTQTMMPGQISIADIALVCGTSVNTIKVTHKELMDIKDKLLNKLVQ
- a CDS encoding hypothetical protein (encoded by transcript BEWA_019170A) codes for the protein MVTKRLRGPNVLVLGTPGTGKSTLCKRILEKTNVNHINVSQLISEKKLYKEWDDEFECSIYDEDLLLDELETFDFESGGFLVEFHSCDIFSDNLFDNIIVLRTDIETLSKRLEERNYTNEKIDENLQSEIFQVVLDDANDVFDKNKVVQFQSNTMKEMETVVDYAISLFQAQ
- a CDS encoding hypothetical protein (encoded by transcript BEWA_019180A), with amino-acid sequence MLGINALRARHLENALIQYEKLNTGRLAVDTFLKFYFRANKVSTSNRSWVSEHMYEIMRWKALIEYTSSKPSTWTSMLNNYLLSDRWRLMSNNKKLPPFIRCSFPEELYVLIEEEYGQNKAIQICNILNEEPVIHLRVNTLKISRDKAYKFLLHKGVDVEKCVDSPCGLLVTDKQKLFSSPEYRRGIVEIQDESSQLVALRVMSKSGEKVLDYCAGSGGKSLVFGPSMENKGRIYLHDINENLLLKAKKRMYKAGIRNYFVMDPNLTDLGKLYGQMDWVVTDVPCTGVGAFRKSPERKWEFKKHHVVEYVNKQRSIVENALKYLKRNGKLVYITCSIFKCENSNQIDYFCKKHDLELVEPPTFQLPQSRGMNGYFIATLRMKGTI
- a CDS encoding hypothetical protein (encoded by transcript BEWA_019190A) produces the protein MFKLNLESSKFLKNPDVLNRRLNKGRDVSNFMIRASYAAIFSAFLINLIVLYIPLINFLDNSLGHGISLFMSRTDPQRVTFYCTEVVYLFIFYPMAILTISTKRSLLACNVLLNWINVGMLLALLSMPYTR
- a CDS encoding DNA-directed RNA polymerase II, putative (encoded by transcript BEWA_019200A), with amino-acid sequence MSELNFCPECNNILYARADSRKQQLKYFCRQCDFSRWADSNSSTDNCIYRTSYNYDSKEDIFVSPLVIKDPTLGRTTHWKCLKCGFQKAVFFQLPERVTDDAMKLVFVCCNSGCGYWSKQIYDNTQNIHNTGPKLATEESVKANIEAEKRTRNIFYGDVDNFFSDT
- a CDS encoding hypothetical protein (encoded by transcript BEWA_019210A), which gives rise to MTDMDKVYKKCKEHSCRDRETASGRGKSGYPPDRRELGRAGWLYLHTIAANYPETPSKDDKLKTSAFLHTFAELYPCSLCRDSLIDIYRRAPPKVNSKRDFLLWTSNIHDAVNDELGVAMQNLTYEELLVKYS
- a CDS encoding hypothetical protein (encoded by transcript BEWA_019220A), producing MFKITAHELDKFNNLKEGSHTPTNRFTQVAQIPNEYNIRESLYSTQLRRSQPQANVAIDIVEVAF